A region of Domibacillus sp. DTU_2020_1001157_1_SI_ALB_TIR_016 DNA encodes the following proteins:
- a CDS encoding IS3 family transposase (programmed frameshift) produces MAKFTMEEKIQIVLRYLKRNESIYTIAEEAGVSSPILSGWIRLYEQFGAEGFLKSYTSYSVEFKLNVLKYMKDTGTSSYDAAAIFNISSPGLIRNWRKLFETGGMDALYPKKKGRSFMKKETKSTVKKQLPVEGSMEALQAENERLRMENAYFKKVERFSSRTGKITNKVKAQVIFELKNEFDIVELVKVADIPRSTYYYWEKQLNREDKYVSVKEVIEAVYHEHKGRYGYRRIHKELTKRHIHHDPKTIHRLMNEMGLKCEVRMKKYRSYRGKVGKIAPNILNRDFSTENMNEKWVTDVTEFHLFGEKRFLSPVLDLCNGEIIAYKVMKRPVYSLVEEMLEEAVKRIQPEDKVILHSDQGWHYQMAKYQKKLKEYGIRQSMSRKGNCLDNAVMENFFGLLKSELLYLQEFESMEHFERELEEYIYYYNHKRMKAKLNDLSPIEYRTQVLEAA; encoded by the exons ATGGCCAAATTTACAATGGAAGAAAAGATTCAAATTGTATTAAGGTATTTAAAAAGAAATGAAAGTATTTATACAATTGCTGAAGAAGCCGGAGTCAGTTCTCCAATCTTAAGTGGATGGATTCGTCTTTATGAACAATTCGGTGCAGAAGGGTTTTTAAAATCCTATACAAGCTATTCTGTGGAGTTTAAACTTAATGTACTCAAGTATATGAAAGACACGGGTACATCCTCTTATGACGCAGCTGCCATTTTCAATATTTCTTCACCAGGCTTGATCCGAAACTGGCGAAAGTTATTTGAGACTGGAGGAATGGATGCCCTGTATCCAAAGAAAAAGGGGCGATCATTCATGAAAAAAGAAACAAAATCTACTGTTAAAAAACAATTACCAGTTGAAGGATCAATGGAGGCTCTTCAGGCTGAAAATGAGCGTTTACGCATGGAGAACGCCTACT TTAAAAAAGTTGAACGCTTTAGTTCAAGGACAGGAAAAATTACAAACAAAGTCAAAGCGCAAGTAATTTTTGAGCTAAAGAATGAATTTGATATCGTGGAATTAGTTAAAGTCGCTGACATTCCACGCAGTACATATTATTACTGGGAAAAACAATTAAATCGAGAAGATAAATATGTGAGTGTAAAAGAGGTCATTGAGGCCGTTTATCATGAACATAAAGGTCGTTATGGCTACCGCCGTATTCACAAAGAATTAACGAAAAGGCACATTCACCATGACCCAAAGACCATTCATCGCTTAATGAATGAGATGGGCTTAAAATGTGAAGTGCGTATGAAAAAATACCGTTCATATCGTGGAAAAGTAGGTAAAATCGCCCCCAACATACTGAATCGCGATTTCAGCACAGAAAACATGAATGAAAAATGGGTAACCGATGTAACGGAATTTCACTTGTTTGGAGAAAAACGATTTTTATCTCCTGTTCTAGACTTATGTAATGGGGAAATTATTGCGTATAAAGTGATGAAACGTCCTGTTTATTCACTGGTTGAAGAGATGTTAGAAGAAGCAGTGAAGCGAATACAGCCTGAAGATAAGGTCATCCTTCATTCAGATCAAGGCTGGCATTATCAGATGGCCAAATACCAAAAAAAATTAAAAGAATATGGTATTCGTCAAAGCATGTCCCGTAAGGGAAATTGTTTAGACAACGCAGTCATGGAAAATTTCTTTGGCTTATTAAAATCAGAACTTCTTTACTTACAAGAGTTTGAGAGTATGGAACATTTTGAACGAGAATTAGAAGAGTATATTTATTATTACAATCACAAACGAATGAAGGCAAAATTAAATGACCTAAGTCCAATAGAATACCGGACTCAGGTCTTGGAAGCTGCCTAA
- a CDS encoding carbonic anhydrase, with product MDIISGILDFNSAFVEQKEYQEFNTTKYPDEKLVILTCMDTRLLELLSKAMGLRNIIRSILVAIYELKAEEVCVIGHHACGMTGLQSSSILEAAEKNGVSKDRINTLSNAGIDLSTWLTGFQCVEESVNNSVQLIKKHPLMSANIAVYRMVIHPQTGKLDCVVDGYNSVDSNTNKFKGGYYK from the coding sequence GTGGATATTATTTCCGGAATTTTAGATTTCAACAGTGCTTTCGTAGAACAAAAAGAATATCAAGAATTCAACACCACGAAATATCCAGACGAAAAATTAGTTATCCTGACTTGTATGGATACTCGTTTATTGGAGTTGCTTTCAAAAGCAATGGGGTTAAGGAATATTATACGCAGTATTCTTGTAGCCATTTATGAATTGAAAGCTGAAGAAGTGTGTGTGATTGGACACCATGCATGTGGCATGACAGGCCTTCAGTCTTCTTCCATTCTCGAGGCTGCAGAGAAAAATGGAGTTAGTAAAGATCGGATCAATACCCTATCGAATGCTGGTATTGACTTATCTACATGGCTGACAGGCTTTCAATGCGTAGAGGAGAGTGTCAACAATAGTGTTCAGCTGATCAAAAAGCACCCTTTAATGTCAGCTAATATCGCCGTTTATAGGATGGTCATTCATCCCCAAACCGGTAAATTAGATTGTGTCGTAGACGGATATAATAGCGTTGATTCTAACACCAATAAATTTAAAGGAGGGTACTACAAATGA
- a CDS encoding sulfate permease has protein sequence MIFSSRFNGYNLGHFQKDLVAGLVVGIVAIPLAMAFAIASGVRPEYGLYTSIIAGIMVSLFGGSKYQIAGPTGAFVPVLLGVVIQYGYEKLLIAGFLAGIMIFLMGLFKLGRYIKFIPRPVTIGFTAGIAVIIFSGQVANFLGLRNLEKEEAFLLNMKEIVLNLHTVNIYSVLVAIVSLVIVLLSPRFLPKIPGALLGLIISTLVAALFFPNQVSTIGSTYGAIPNKLPSFAFPEITGNLVIELLPAALVIAMLGGIESLLSALVADGMTKGKHNSNKELIGQGLANMVAPLFGGIPATGAIARTATNIKNGAASPLSGVIHGVVVLLVLVILAPYASAIPLASMAPILMFVAWNMSERKEFANILKTKTMDSLVLVTTFLLTVLMDLTTGVGIGLLLALLAFVGRMSSTLKVSKVLPDPTDKLVKPEMVQQGSNCPQINIYTVEGPLFFGSTERFEEELESITRSKPRILLLRMSKVSFIDTSGEALLANIVKQFKDSHQQVIISGIQQQPKELFEKTGLYQLIGEEYIFAHTGNAIDKALSNLDVERCKGCKQFSFDECTALSQQASKPGVFKQKRKQEPGLI, from the coding sequence ATGATTTTCTCTAGCAGGTTTAATGGATACAATTTGGGACATTTTCAGAAAGATCTTGTTGCCGGGCTGGTAGTAGGAATTGTAGCCATTCCTTTAGCGATGGCTTTTGCTATTGCATCAGGAGTTAGGCCGGAATATGGACTTTACACATCAATTATTGCTGGAATTATGGTTTCACTTTTTGGAGGATCCAAGTATCAAATTGCAGGCCCAACTGGAGCGTTTGTTCCAGTTCTGTTGGGAGTAGTCATACAGTATGGATATGAAAAATTACTGATTGCCGGTTTCTTGGCGGGCATTATGATTTTTCTTATGGGTTTGTTCAAATTGGGAAGATACATTAAGTTTATTCCTCGACCTGTTACTATTGGCTTTACTGCTGGAATTGCGGTCATTATCTTTTCTGGCCAGGTTGCCAATTTTTTAGGCCTCCGTAATTTGGAAAAAGAAGAAGCATTCCTTTTAAACATGAAAGAGATCGTATTGAATTTACATACAGTGAATATCTACAGTGTTTTAGTAGCTATTGTAAGCTTAGTTATCGTGCTGTTATCACCAAGATTTTTGCCCAAAATTCCCGGGGCGCTGCTGGGCTTAATTATATCCACTTTAGTCGCTGCCTTGTTCTTTCCTAATCAAGTATCCACTATTGGGTCGACTTATGGTGCAATTCCTAATAAATTGCCGAGCTTTGCGTTTCCTGAAATTACTGGAAACCTAGTGATTGAACTCCTTCCTGCTGCGCTGGTTATTGCTATGCTTGGAGGAATTGAATCGTTATTATCTGCCCTAGTAGCAGACGGAATGACCAAGGGCAAGCACAATAGCAATAAGGAACTAATTGGCCAAGGACTGGCCAATATGGTTGCTCCTTTATTTGGAGGAATTCCGGCGACAGGAGCCATCGCGCGAACGGCAACAAATATTAAAAACGGGGCTGCTTCCCCTTTATCGGGTGTGATACATGGGGTTGTAGTATTACTAGTACTGGTTATTTTAGCGCCTTACGCTTCAGCTATTCCTTTAGCCAGTATGGCCCCTATCCTTATGTTTGTCGCATGGAACATGAGCGAGCGCAAAGAGTTTGCGAACATCTTAAAAACGAAAACCATGGATTCCCTAGTGTTAGTCACTACCTTCTTGTTAACAGTTTTGATGGACCTTACAACAGGTGTAGGAATTGGCTTGCTTTTAGCTCTCCTAGCTTTTGTTGGACGAATGAGCAGTACGTTGAAAGTGTCAAAAGTTTTACCAGATCCCACTGATAAGCTAGTGAAGCCAGAAATGGTGCAGCAAGGTTCCAACTGTCCGCAGATTAACATTTATACAGTAGAAGGACCTTTATTCTTTGGTTCGACCGAACGATTTGAGGAGGAACTAGAAAGTATTACACGTTCTAAACCGAGAATTCTTCTATTAAGAATGAGCAAAGTTTCATTTATTGATACATCGGGAGAAGCACTCCTCGCCAACATTGTGAAACAATTCAAAGATTCTCATCAGCAAGTGATCATTTCTGGCATCCAACAGCAGCCAAAAGAATTATTTGAGAAAACGGGTTTGTATCAACTAATAGGCGAGGAATATATCTTTGCTCATACAGGTAATGCTATTGATAAAGCTTTATCAAACCTAGATGTGGAGCGTTGTAAAGGATGTAAACAATTTTCTTTTGATGAATGTACAGCACTCTCACAGCAAGCTTCCAAGCCTGGGGTTTTCAAACAGAAGAGAAAACAGGAGCCAGGATTGATTTGA